Genomic segment of Brachyhypopomus gauderio isolate BG-103 chromosome 10, BGAUD_0.2, whole genome shotgun sequence:
CAAAGTTGGATGTAGTTGTTGCTGAAAAGATTTTTCACTATTACTGTAGTCCATGTATTCCTGAAACTCCTAGCTGTGTTTCCAGGTGTGTTTCCAACCTGCCCAGGTGTTTCCAGGTGTGTTTTTGACCTGCCCAGGTGTTTCCAGGTGTGTTTCCAACCTGCCCAGGTGTTTCCAGATGTGTTTCCACCATGTCTAGGTGTTTCCAGATGTGTTTACACCATGTCTAGGTGTTTCCAGGTGTTTCCAGATGTGTTTCCAGCATGTCTAAGTGTTTCCAGGTGTTTCCAGGTGTTTCCTCACTGTGTTCCTGTTTGCATGCGTTCAGTGAGGTGGACAGAATGGATGAAGCTCACAGCAGTGGTATTTTGATACTGATACTGGCAGAAAGAAATGTGCATATTATTGTGCAGAGTGAAAACGCTGATTTGGTATTACTGTATTTGTTTCATTATCATATATTGCAGTAAATACTGTTATTCTGGATTTGCAATACAGTAAAACATTCATTTATTTGTACCTACCTGTAAACACAGTCATTATACCTGTAGTGAGAGTTAGGCCAACAGATCAAGTTTCTTTAGTTGACAAAATATTTGTGGAGGCAAAAATAGAAGTAAGGGAAACACATAGTATATGTATTTGTCCAGTGTTTCCAGTGTTGTTTGCATTTTGAAAATCATTGCACATTGAGTGACAGAGCAGTCTTGTGTGAGAAAGCCTGTGATATAGGTACGGCATTCTGAGTTAGTTATGGCAGCCTGTGTTATAGCTATGGTAGCCTGAGTCACTttttggataaaatatgaagtatgttgtgtttgtgtttcaaacacacaccacaggtgTAACTAATTATGATAGCAATTGCTTATTAATCAAGATAACACAATCACTAAATGAAAAGGAATGAATTCTAGTGCTgtccttgaaaaaaaaaaacagtgaaaaAACGGCTTTTCCTGTAAATGTAGACGCTGAGGTTAACACCCTCAACACGTCCACCACAGTTTAATTTAAAGTTACAAATTTCTCTTTTAAAATGAACTGATCTATCATCACCATTCAATTGTATTTCACAGAAAATTTGTGTAAATACATCACGCTGTGGTTTTGACTTCTGGGTGTGTGATAAACTCACAACATAAATAGTGTTAAAAAAGCAACCTGTTGTCATGCACATGGGACTCAGTGTTATCAGGATTGCAGTGTTACATGGAGTTTCACAGTGTCCAGAGAaaaccctcacactccccattCTGCCTTTACAGAATCCCCTGTATGTTGTGGAGGAACTTTTCAAATCAAACAATCACAGAATTATTTTAAATTGACGAATTATTGAGAAATTGAATTTTCCTTCTAAGTAGAAAAATTTGAATAAACAGTCCAGTGTACCAGAAACATGCTAGAacatttctctgtgttcaaaAATTTGGAAAACAACATTCTTATGATATGATAAGATTTGTTTATATTTCTTAAGGTAATTTTTTCCTTGCAAAGTGATAAAGTGATTCATCAAAAGATTTACAGCTGCTCTACTCTGTCTGAAGGTAAATAAATCACATAGAGCAGTAAAGTGTGACAGGTAAAAACCTGCTGCAATAATACTATAATTCTGTCAGTGAATAGACGTCAAGGCCAGTCCCGATTCACATTCAGTGATTAACACCATCTTTGCATATAGTTCAAATAATCTTAGAAACACCTACAAGATAATAACATCcatataaatattaataataaatgcgATTGTGTCTAACAGAAATTGAAGTGTATGTAATTTTGTGGGGAAAATTGAAGAATTCAGAAGAGTCATTTCTGTCCACAATTGGTTATTCTCCACAAACCACTCAGAGACCTGTAGGATTATGTTTTCCTGCTGAGAAATCACGAGATCATGGAGGCACAGTGACACTGTTTCACTGCTGGTGCTGAGACTTGATTAGTAATGAAAATGCTATAAGTCCAGAATCCGTTGTCAGCTGGGACACGTCTGATTTGCACTGCTGAGACTGATAATGTCTGCCATCTGGAATATTGCACTATTTTATGGGCCAATTTTGCTGCCCTCCACCGCCACTATTGCACAGCCCAGGCTGTGGGAAGGTGAGCTCGCTCTGTAAACACCTCGCCATGCCTGCAAAACTCCTCTGCACTTCGTAACCCGTGGGAGCCCTTCACACTCCAGGAGGGTTTTCGGTGTGCAATTTGCAGAGACACACGTGTATGAGATGTTTACAGAAGTCTCTCAATTTCCTCTGAGATTCAGTGACTAGATCAGTGTGTGGGGTATCATGAGAACCTTACAGAATCATTGACTTATAGCTGCTTACCCAATCACCTACAGTAAAAGACTAATTAATAATGGACAGAGAATTAGCATATAAACCACAGCAGTATATCCAGGGTTGAATGGGAAATAAAATTTTTGTGTGAATTCCCCTAATGCCCCTAAACTTTGTTCagtttaagatttttttttaagcttaaaATCACTGGCTACATGTAGTCAGAAAGGAATTCAGAAAAAAATagtaattgattttgattgtgAATAATTTGGCTTTAAATCACAAATTATTTTCGTTTTCTGTGATGATTCACAAAAGTGGTTTTAGTTTCTCTTCTTCATCCTTAGGACAGGGTGAACTCTGCTTTGAAAGGTATTTCCTTTTACAGCATGTCCTGCTGTGAGTGCGAGTGACTGCTGCACTGTGTCAGAACGATGGTTTTCAGGACATCTACCTGCTCGGCATGTTTGGAAAATCCCCAGGTGGGAGAATATCTGGCCGTTGCTTTGCAGAGCTCTGCTGCACCTGTTTACAGGGGTTGggaagtggggggaggggggtagttCAAGGTCTTCAGAAACGTCAGGCCTGATTCTTATCATGCATGTGTATTTAATAACAAACCTGTCAGGTTTGATTGTAGCACTGGTTTTAAACCACATGATATAAGCAAACACCTCTCTCAGAAACATTGTTCCAGACTTTCTGCATTTACTGgttagcatttatttttttacttcttGAAAGTGTACCATCAGAAGGGCTGAGATGGCCTCTATAAATAACTACATTCTCATTACTGTTAGCTCCTGCACAGATAGATGAGGTCATAGCACTgctgtctgttttttttctataaAGAATATAGAAATCCACAAGTTGTTCTGAAAAAAATACCACCAGAAATTACAATTAAACAAAAatgaatatatttttattacataaatgtatatatgataGTTTAAGTTTTCATTTTGCATATGGCTTACTTCAGCCTCATCAAAATACACAACCCACACCCAGTAAGCTGTTACACACCAGTTAGAGTTAGGTGTATAGGTGTATACAGTGGTTAGAAACCGTGGTATGCAAATCTTTTTTTATAATTCTGCTACACAAACAATACACCATTCTGCTGAAGGTATCATGTACATGTCTGCATTtttgtgcctgtgcctgtgtatgtgtgtgtgtgtgtgtgtgtgtgtgtgtgtgtgtgtgtgtgtgtgtgtgtgtgtgtgtgtgtgtgtgtgtgtgtctatgcacaCATACCCCTGGCCAGGCCTTGGCAGGGTGACTGAGTCATTAGTAGTCCAGGTGTGTGCTTTAACAGTTTAAAAGGAATCCCCAACTGAATTTGCAGAAAGACATACATAAACAAATCAGGGAAACACAGTGAAGTGACTTGGGGATtcccccagaccatcacacattcacctgccccaGAGCATTACACATTCACCTGCCTCATAGCAtcacacattcacctgccccaGAGCAtcacacattcacctgccccagggcatcacacattcacctgccccagggcatcacacattcacctgccccaGAGCAtcacacattcacctgccccagggcatcacacattcacctgccccagggcatcacacattcacctgccccaGAGCAtcacacattcacctgccccagaccatcacacattcacctgccccagaccatcacacattcacctgccccagggcatcacacattcacctgccccaGAGCAtcacacattcacctgccccaGGGCATCCCACATTCACCTGCCCCAGGGCAtcacacattcacctgccccagggcatcacacattcacctgccccagaccatcacacattcacctgccccaGAGCAtcacacattcacctgccccagggcatcacacattcacctgccccaGAGCATCACACATTCAACTGCCCCAGGGCAtcacacattcacctgccccaGAGCAtcacacattcacctgccccagaccatcacacattcacctgccccagaccatcacacattcacctgccccagggcatcacacattcacctgccccaGGGCATCACACATTCACTtgccccagaccatcacacattcacctgccccaGATCATCGCACATTGACCTGCCCCTGAGGTGTTTGAAATCTCCTCAGACCAGTCCTTACATCTCATCTGTTAGATACACAtgttatttactttatttaaaaGTCCTCTGTTCTTAAAACAACATTCTCAGCCAGTAAGGTGACATGCTCAGATCCAAAAGGGATGATTTGTACTAAGTGGAAGCTTCCATGGCCAGATTTGGCTTTGATGGAAAATGAATAAACAGGAATCCAATTTGTTACTTGCATGATACATAAAGCCCAAAATGCTTTATCCATGAGTTATAGTTAATCCTTGATTAATCATCTTAGCTTAATCCTAGTGGTTGTTGGAGTGTGCTGTATTAACATAAACGCCGTGATTGGAAGTGCAGTTCTTGCTTGTAAAGCCGTAAGACTTTCTGAGAAATAACACAGGGTAGCTGAGCACCATGGCTGGCACATATCCCACCATGATCTGCAGGCATCTTCCAGACTTGAACACACCTGGTGCCAATGAAGCAGTTAGCAGCTGTCTGGAGCGTGAGGGCCACATTGCTGGACATGTGTGTGGCAACATACCACAGAATCCTTTGCCGTTATATGTAAACTGTACAGACATCAGTGCCCTGTGAAGAATTATTCAAATGTTGAAAAATGAAAGATAATTTGAGAGTTCCCTGGAACACCATAAGCATATTTAAGATAATGTTAAATAAGGGCCGTTTAAGCTAAAAATCTAGCCCAGTTGAAGATAATCAGAACTATTCCAGTTCTGACTCGTTCTGTTTCAACACTGCCCCGGTCTGACCGGTCAGGCCCGCAGAAAGACCAGCTGGAAATTACCTCAGAACACTGAACACGGCAACGTTTCGGGTTCAACGACTGCTTTTAGAGAGACTGAGACTCCAGTGGCAACACAGCGGCAGACGGCACAGCACTGTGTGGTGGAGCTGAGCACATGCCGAGTAATTCTGGACCAGTAGTGGTGGAGCGACGGGACGTCTCAGCTCAGTTTGTCTGGTCTTGGACTCCTGGTGGACAGCTCTGTGTGTTGGTAAGTGGCGCTTCCACTGAGCCTCTGGTCTCGTTACCAATGCCTTCTGAGCAGAGAGGGCTTCTCCAACCCCTCCTTGTCCTGAAATGGCACCTCTGCTTGCATGGGAACTCATCCCCCCGGTCCTCATTATCTCTGTCTTAGGGGCCATTGCTTAGGTGTGTATTGGGATCTACATGTCTAACCCTGAAGAGTGGATAAAACAGGTCCCTTCCCCTCATGCTTTGGCGCAGAGTCCTCGGGTGTCGGGTCTTGGGTGGAGTGCCCCGTGCATTGTGAGACGTGTCCCGGTCTTGACGTCAGCGCTCTCAGGTCTTCCCCTTGCCAGCTTATTGTGCCCGCTGGGTATCTGCTGACTGGCAGGATGTGTGTGATCATGACTTTGATCTTATTGTTCTCATTCCACGGGCTCTGGACCTGCCTTACCCTGTGGTGCTGCTTGGGTGCCACTGACATTCTCATTTCTGCAGTCTTCCAGTGAGTTCTGGTTAAATGCTCTAATGGTGCTATTGACCTTTATACAGGTATGTGGCATTGATCCCTATGCTTTCCTGTAGGCCAGAAGTAGATCGGTCTGTCTGATCTTAGATCGGTCTGTCTGATCTTAGGTCAGTCTGTCTGATCTTAGATCAGTCTGTCTGATCTTAGATCGGTCTGTCTGATCTTAGTTCAGTCTGTCTGATCTTAGTTCAGTCTGTCTGATCTTAGATTGCTCTGTCTGGAATCCAGGAGGTCTGCTCTGTTCAGTTCTCAgtgcttttatatatatataataatgatattattattattatattattatataatatttttatattatataataataattgtaggtgtgtccaaacttacatacagtatatatacagatatatcTACAAATACATACAGATCCTATTTCCTCATTTTACGTTGTCCTGTGGGATTCAACTTGCACAAAAGTCCAATGTCAATAACATTCCTTAAACAAACAATCCTTCATTTTTTCTTATCTGCCCCAGCATATAAAATATATGAATGTGTAAATCACCTGTTTTCCCAAGCAAAGCAGATAAGATACAGGAGCAGACCTtccagtttctctctctctctctctcacacacacacacacacacacacacacacacacacacacacacacacacgctcatatgcacatacacacgcatatacatacacgcaaacacacacacacacgcacacacacacacacacacacacacacacacgcaaacacacacacacacacacacacgcaaacacacacacacacacacacacacgcaaacacacacacacacaaacacacgcatatacatacacgcaaacacacgcatatacacacacacacacacacataaacacacacacacacatatgcacaaacacacgcaaactcacacacacatgcacacacacacacacacacacacacacacgcacaccactggcgtaggggaggggcacgcaaggcacgcactgcgggggggggggggcccgaACACAGGTGGGCCCCGCCTTAGGACGAGTTTGTTGTTTAGTCATCCTCCTGGGTGATGTTAATGTTTTCCCCCACGCTTACAGtttttattggttgttttgaCGCTGCCGTCGACtcaaattcacatttttcaaaaCAGTTAACACAGAGACCTAAACAGTGACACAGTGTTCAAAATTACACATTTTGTTTGCAAAAGGCCAAACCTGTGTCAAAACCTTTAAAATATGCAACAAAAGCAAATTTAGCCTTCAAACATCTCACATTTGACACAAGTGTATAAACACCTCCAATCAATCATTACACATTGGgcaacaaaatacaaaataaagcaCTCATGTGTGAATCAGTGACCGTTGCTTGTCATTGTAGTCTATATGTGACTGTATGTAGTCAAATTTACCCTCTAGCAAAAAAAAAGCATCCAGAATCAGATATGCTTTGATGCAAATTTTATTAATTAAATGCTTAATTTTTTTAGACTGTGGCTGACAAATGAAATATTCCAACAGAGAAATAcatggaaataaaaataaaatccatTACTGTGTAAGAAATTATGAAAAAACACAGAATTTTACAGTAAACAACGAAAAACTATAGTAGGTCTATACTATAAGAGTATAAGCGATAGCCACAAGTGATAGTCTTCTGTCTCTTCTAGTCTCCTCTTTCTTGAAGCCTGGGCCACAAGGCCTCATCCACATCGCATTCAATATTCTCTCGTGCAATGCACCGAGGGAAAAATCGTCTAGCATGCCTGATCCATCCTTGACATGCCTCTGCATCTATATCTTGGGCAGCAGCAGTCATTGCATTGAGCAAGGGCATCTGTCCATAGGGTCGGTGATCATATACCTTCCATCTCCATGCACTAAAGAATTCCTCTATGGGATTTAAAAACGGAGAGTATGGAGGAAGAAATTGTACCATCATCCGACAGTGCACTGCAAACCACTCATTCACAATACGAGAGTGGTGGAACGCCACATTGTCCCAGATAATCACGAACCGTGGCATGCCAGGCCTCAACAGGCCTCGCTCCTGAGGTGGGATCAGGATGTCATAAAGGGCATTCAGGAATGCTATGAGACGCTCAGTGTTGTATGGGCCAATGGTAGGAATATGGCACAGGACGCCATCATTGGAGATGGCAGCACACATAGTTATATTGGCACCCCTCTGCCCTGGAACAGTAATAGTGGCCCTATTCCCAATGAGGTTCCTTCCTCGTCTCCTTACTTTACAAAGATTGAAGCCGGCTTCGTCGACATAAATGAAGATATGATGTGCCCCCTCAGCTTCAAGCTCCATTATTCGCTAGGCAAAATTACAAAGGCAAAATTACAATTATGTCAAAGTGACTCCAGTTCACTCTACAGTAACTGCATGATATAACAAGGTATACGAGTATAGTACTGTTGTGTTTCCTTACCTCCACATATTGGCATCTGGCCTCCTTCACAGCTTCAGAGTTCCTCTGAAAAGGAACTCTATAGAGCTGTTTCATGGCCATATGATTCCTTCTGAGGACGCGGTCAATTGTGGCCTCACTCACAGTATGGATGTTCCTAAATACTCCTTGATCAGCAATCACTGCTGCCTTGATTTCACGCAGCCTAATGGCATTATTTGCCAGAACCATGTTGACAACGGCTGCCTCCTGTTCAGCATTAAAAATTCTCCCTCTACCACCACCGACTGGTAGTCTTTCGATTCTATAAAGAATACATGAAATGTGGACAAAATTACACGAAGTAATGTATATCACTGCAGATACTGTAtttctgtatatactgtatagcaACATTACCTGTTCTCCTGTTGAAAAACTCTAACAATGGATGCAACAGTGTTTCTGTTGAGAACAGGTTGGACTCTCTGTCCAGCTTCTCTCAATGAAAGGCCATGATTTACAACATGATCAATCACAGTTGCCCGAATTTCATCGGTAACTTGAGCCCTTCCAGCTATACCTCTACCTCGCACAcggactcctcttcctctgaccaCTCTACCTCttactctcactcttcctctcatctGCATTAGACCTCCTCGATCCATGCTTGCAAAGAACAACACAGGCCTGCAGACTGATTGCAAatttaaatattctgtgaagaaGTGTCAACCAGGTGCTTTCAGTGATGTCATAATGATCAGGGAGTGTCTAAGAGCTTGGAGCTTATGGTTTCTGTTCTGTAACCAAAGTTAAACTTCTGAAGTTTGGACTTCTTGAATGACATCTGCGTTAACTGTTTTGCAAAAGGGTGTGAAAACTGTGTTAATCCAATGAGAATGGGTTAACACATTTGCAAGAGGTGTCTTCTGCTCTGCTGAGATGGTGATGAGGAAGACTGAGAGGTTCCCAGTTTCTTCAAACAGGTCAAAGCAATcaggcgaaaatgacgtaatcgctgtggctccgcccgtgcgcgaggacctcgcgcgctgtcgattcgcgaggtcgtgcacctctcgaattttgtaacttcgcacgcgcgccgatgaacaaagtcatgcgatgaacaaagtcatgtttgcagggttcatacaccttaacaaggtggaattaaagcatttgtacatcactttcaaggtccatttcaatatttcccagcacgttaaacttagttaaatatttatacatatactcgaaattattcgctttttatcaaattatttaatggttgtttattttcaaaacgcccaatcttaacgtcttcacgttctcttatgtttcgtcctggaattacaagaggctcgtatttgttaacgtatggtttcggacaacactgcaaagccatattttacactgcagtgacgctcgtgacgctcgcgcagggtcgcgcgctacggtcgctcgcgagattttagctcacgcacgggcctcctcattgcctccttgcggtggggccccagaattttgcgctacgcctctgacgcacacactgctcacactgcTCATACTGGACACTTGGGATAGCTGGATGATAAAGATCAGCTATAAGAGTGAATGTTGGTCAGACAttgcctggtggtagggaactggtcttgtgaccggagggttgtgggttcaattcccagacctgaggccatgactgaggtatcCTTGAGCAAGGctcctaaccccaactgctccccgggcgccgggctagggctgcccaccgctctgggcacgtgtgatccacagccccctagtaattactagtgtgtgtatgtgtgttctaactgcacagatgggttaaaagcggaggacaaatttcgattgcggtgtcaattgacaaaatacggcacatttacatttacattttacatgaaaTCTACTGAAGACTGGCTCCTCAgtgcgccctctgctggccacactgcacacagcatCTGCTCCCTGAACACAACGTGCATGTGGGAGATTGCTGGCAAAGCAAAGCTTGCAGAGGCAACACCTGAGGCATAGCCCTCAATGGCAGTAAGTCCTCTCTAGTGTCTTAAAGTAGACtggccactagatggcgccATCGGCTTAATCAAACAGTAACCATGTCTGAAATGAGAGACTTATGAGAATGTTCCAGTAGCATTATTTATGTTACAAAAATGCTATTATGTAGTATATCCAAAAGAGGTTTCAATTCACAGAAATGTCTACTGTGGTGTAGAAGACACCAGAAAGTCTCCAGCCAATCCGAAATACAAaagtggaggtgctggtggatGAATGTTTTTGAAGATATAGTCTGTGTGCGGGTACTCAAATGTAAGTCATGAAAAAATAACCTACTTTGAACGAATGCTTAGACAATCAGGAAATTAAAATTTAATTAGCCTTGGGCATCGGTGTGGTCATGTAGCCACGTCATGTGAGGTGAGGGTTAGTGCCTCGGGAATTCTTTTTCAGACATTCAATAAAAGCCTAAATGTGGAACCCATTCAGTCAGAGAACCGGGCAGTTTATACATAGGTTTTCCTACTGTTGTCTCCGAGAGGTGCTGTAGGACATTACATTTGCAATCAGAGCAGAACATTGATGCTTATGGAAATATAAAATCCTTCCCATGCACGACTTAAAAACAAACAGAGCTAACATGTGATTGAATCATTCCTAGTGGAGTGTGCATGGCTGTAGTGCGGTCCAGCCCTTGATCAGTCTGTGGGTCACATTTTTCCCGCCCCGGTCCTGGATGGATAACCCGCACACAATCCCACATCAGCTTCAGAGAGCTGCGTGAACGTAGGAACGCTGTTCACATGCGGGTCATGCTGATTGTGCACCAGAGCTAAATGAGTTGCATGTACAGTGTCCCACACTCATGCAGGGAGTCTCCCCTCGCCAGGTCTCTGTAGTTATTGGAACGTATGGGCAGGCTGACCCCTCTCTTGTAATACGGCCCTGACCGAGGCGCTCTACATCACCTTCAgctgtttgtttttcttcctcCGCCACACCCAGATTTGGTTCACCCTGCCGGTTTCTGCAAGTACAACagtatgtaaatataaatggaaattataatatttatttggGCTGAATGGCGGGGGAACTAAAGCAGACTTTTACGTTTCAACACGCAG
This window contains:
- the LOC143525202 gene encoding uncharacterized protein LOC143525202; amino-acid sequence: MDRGGLMQMRGRVRVRGRVVRGRGVRVRGRGIAGRAQVTDEIRATVIDHVVNHGLSLREAGQRVQPVLNRNTVASIVRVFQQENRIERLPVGGGRGRIFNAEQEAAVVNMVLANNAIRLREIKAAVIADQGVFRNIHTVSEATIDRVLRRNHMAMKQLYRVPFQRNSEAVKEARCQYVERIMELEAEGAHHIFIYVDEAGFNLCKVRRRGRNLIGNRATITVPGQRGANITMCAAISNDGVLCHIPTIGPYNTERLIAFLNALYDILIPPQERGLLRPGMPRFVIIWDNVAFHHSRIVNEWFAVHCRMMVQFLPPYSPFLNPIEEFFSAWRWKVYDHRPYGQMPLLNAMTAAAQDIDAEACQGWIRHARRFFPRCIARENIECDVDEALWPRLQERGD